The region CTCGCCGGCGGAACCTCGCTGCTCATCGTAGTCGCAGTTGCCCTGGACACGATGCGCCAGATCGAGTCGCAGGTCATCATGCGCGGCTATGAGGAGGTCCGCTAGTGCGATTGGTGCTGCTCGGCCCCCCAGGCGTCGGAAAGGGAACGCAGGCAAAGCTGCTTCAAGAGCGTCTCGGGGTGCCGCAGATCAGCACCGGCGACCTTCTGCGGGAGGCGGTGGCGCGAGCCACCCCCATCGGCCTAAAAGCCAAGACGTATATGGACGCGGGCGAGTTGGTGCCGGATGACGTGATCATCGGCATTGTGGAAGAGCGCCTAGCCAAGCCGGACGCACGAGAGGGTTTTCTGCTCGACGGCTTCCCGCGAACCGTGCCTCAAGCCGAAGCTCTTGCCGCACTACTCGACAAGCATTCGATCCCACTCGACGCCGTGCTCGCACTTGAGGGCAACGAGGAAACGCTCGTCCGCCGGCTGTCCGGAAGAAGGGTGTGCAGCTCCTGCGCGGCGACTTACCATGTAGACAATGCCCCTCCGAAGGTGGAGGGTGTGTGTGACCAGTGCTCGGGCAGTCTGATCGTGCGCGACGATGACAGGCCGGAGGCCATACGCAACCGCCTGCAAGTGTACGCCCGGTCTACGGCCCCGCTCCTCGATTTCTACCGAGAGCGAGGACAACTCCTGACGGTAGACGCATCCGGAACGGCCGCCGAAGTCTTCGAGGCAGTATGGGCGGCACTCAACCGGGCCGCATGATTATCCGCAAGTCACCGGAGGACATTGACAATCTGGCATCGTTGGGCCGCCTGCTCGCAAGCATCCTGAGAAGGCTTGCAGAGAGCATACGTCCCGGGGTTACGACGACTCGGGACTTGGACACGCTGGCACTCCGTCTTCTCGAGGAGAACAACGTGTATCCTGCGTTCAAAGGGTACCGCGGGTACCCGGATGCTCTTTGTGTAGCGGTGAACGAGCAAGTGGTGCACGGCATTCCGAACGACAAGCCGTTGCTCGAAGGCGACATCGTCGGGCTGGATATCGGTATCGTACGGGACCGCTATTACGCCGATGGCGCCTGGACCTATCCGGTCGGGCAGGTCTCGAAAGAGGCCCAACGATTGATGAACGTGACCCGAGAGGCCCTATACCAAGGGATCGCGCAGGCCAAACCCGGCAATCGCGTGGGGGATATCTCGGCTGCCGTACAGCGGTACGTCGAGAACAATGGCTACTCGGTGGTCCGTGAGCTGGTGGGACACGGGATCGGCTTCGCCATCCACGAGGATCCCGCAGTGCCCAACTTCGGGCGGGCCGACACGGGTCCCCGGTTGGAACCGGGTATGACGATTTGCATCGAGCCCATGGTGAACATGGGCACGAAAGACGTGGAGTTCTTAGATGACAAGTGGACGGTCGTGACTCGCGACCGCAAGCTGTCGGCGCACTTCGAACATATGGTCGCAGTGACGCAAGACGGCCCGCTTATCCTCACCGTCGAGGAAGGAT is a window of Fimbriimonadia bacterium DNA encoding:
- a CDS encoding adenylate kinase — its product is MRLVLLGPPGVGKGTQAKLLQERLGVPQISTGDLLREAVARATPIGLKAKTYMDAGELVPDDVIIGIVEERLAKPDAREGFLLDGFPRTVPQAEALAALLDKHSIPLDAVLALEGNEETLVRRLSGRRVCSSCAATYHVDNAPPKVEGVCDQCSGSLIVRDDDRPEAIRNRLQVYARSTAPLLDFYRERGQLLTVDASGTAAEVFEAVWAALNRAA
- the map gene encoding type I methionyl aminopeptidase produces the protein MIIRKSPEDIDNLASLGRLLASILRRLAESIRPGVTTTRDLDTLALRLLEENNVYPAFKGYRGYPDALCVAVNEQVVHGIPNDKPLLEGDIVGLDIGIVRDRYYADGAWTYPVGQVSKEAQRLMNVTREALYQGIAQAKPGNRVGDISAAVQRYVENNGYSVVRELVGHGIGFAIHEDPAVPNFGRADTGPRLEPGMTICIEPMVNMGTKDVEFLDDKWTVVTRDRKLSAHFEHMVAVTQDGPLILTVEEG